Genomic window (Amaranthus tricolor cultivar Red isolate AtriRed21 chromosome 7, ASM2621246v1, whole genome shotgun sequence):
TTCTTCGAGATTTGGTAAAGCGTGGAACGCAAATGGACGGCTTGGATTTAATCCAAAGCAATCGAATTCTTTGCTATAATACATGCTAGTCACTTCGGAGCTAGAGAAGTTTGAGCTTTTGCAGTCGGAAACTTCCTTTGAACAGTTTAAGTGCCTACCTTCGGATTGAAGAACTTCTGAGCTTGATGATTGGGACGAAAGGAAGGTCAATTGATCAGCAGATGTCTTTTTAGTTTCCGGTTTGACTTTATTATTCTCAAAATTCTTGGTGTTCAGGAAGCGTCCACCAGCACCTCTTGCACGGCGACAAGCATGGCGGTGTCGTGATTCATGAATATATGGCTATGATTGCAATACACACAGTAGTGATTAGTTAACCAAAAATGGAAAATGTAAATGCAGAAGACAATATAACATAATTCGTCAACTAATTCGCTTTTTAAATGTATGATTCGCTCGAAATGGTCAACATTCGCCCAAAATTAACAGATCGTGTGACACTGGCAGAATACTCCTATTCGTGAACTAATTCAACGTAATGAGAAGTGACCTTACTCGGTATATGAGGTTGTAAACAAGTGTGGTTGCATCTTGCCTCGACATGATAAGAGTATTACTAAGATAAAATCATTGTGCAAATCGTATTGAATCATATCGTATCAACTAAATCATAGAGATATTCAAATCTAAAGAATCATGTAAAGAGCGTAAAAAACTCAAATTTCAATGATTTGGCACATATTTGACGTTAAGAATACCGCATCACCTCCAAAGTTGcatctagaggtgttcattcggttcaTCGGGTTGATTTCCAATTAGGTGTTTCGCGTCGTTTAAAATCGAGTTTTGTGTCCGTATtgtattttacataattgtaaatcgttTTTAAAGTCGGGTTACATCGGGTCAATTTAGAACACCTCTAGTTGCATCATCGTTACCGTTATGGGCTTATAGCAATTacgataaaaaattaatttgtccGGTATATGCACAATTAAAGACattaaacaaacaaatttcAATTGATGCAATGAGATATAGCTCTTTAAAGTACTTCCCAATCAAATACTAGTACCTTATCTTTGGTAGACCGGTTCTTCATCCCTTCCTTAGCTCTCATTTTACGGCGACGTAAAATCCCATGATACTGTTTTGGGTTTACATAAATAGGTCCATCTTCAGTTGTTAAGCTGAATGGTAGCATTACACGACCCTGAATTACAGGAAAATTTCTCGTTATAACTTCATATTTTTTTGCAAACATTCCAATTTTACAAATATTGACAACTAATATGGCTTAAAAGACTATCGACATTGAATCGCAACGTTTCATACGAGATGGGAATAAACGGAAACCTATTACATCATATACTTACTGCCcctttggttagtggtactataTGGTGGTATTGGGAATAATTTGTAgtttaaaatttcatcaaaagttctatgTCATTACTATGTTGTAATGAAGCAAACAAAACAATGGAACCAGTTTAACATGATTCGCTTGTGAATTCGTTTTTTGGATTCGTGATTAGCTTAAAATAActctaaaatagcccaaaactggccataatacactttttttaattCGCGATTTATAAGGAGATTAGTAAATCACGTGACAGTGTGTGAGACTGGTAATGAacagttagtgtaattttaatagaaaaatcTCTTGAAAATTTTTATGGTGATGCTTATTCTcttttaattgtctcattttcttcacaaaaatcATTCCAACGCATTACCATTTAAAAAGGTGATATGAAGTGATAACGGAAAACTGTgaataaaaacttttttatgatcaaagttccATACAATGGAAATGACATGGTACATTTCGTAAAAATCTACATTATAAGTAATTTCTATTACCATCTTTTAGTACCAACAACCAAACGAGCCGCAGAAGTACGATAGATCATTTCAATAAATTTACAGTTACATGCTTAGCAGGCTCAAGAGTCTCATTATACTCTTAACATCAGGGTCTCCTTATATTAAGATTTAAGACACATGTGTTCCAAGGGTCTTACTTTGTTGGTTTGCAAGGCTCTCACTAAAATTCTAAGGACAAAACCGATCTTTAAGGGTCTATGGATCAAGGGTCAGTCACAATGTAATATAATTCGCTAgcaaattcaatttttaaattcacgattcgctcaaatttgcccaagaataCCCCATAATCGTCCATAATTCGCCTTTTTTCATTTGCGAACTGCGATgagattagcaaatcatgtgaaACTGGTCGGTCATATATCGATCAAGATATATGTAGCCTTCAGAGCAAATTATAAGCACGAAATAGTCGTATATTCTACACACATAACATTATTGTAAATAAATTCTTGTGGATGACAATTACATAAAAGACCGAAGGAGTCGAGAACATTCAAGTCTCTACACAATAACAAAGCTTCGAGAAGAGTAACTAACCGTAGGCTGAGCCCCATGCACCGCGAAAAACCCATGGCATTGGTCTACATGAGAATAATTTGCATAAACCTAAGAAATTTAATCAAACACTTCATGAAATTACTCAGAATAATGTCACAAACATTAGTGAATTGAACTTTCCTAAAATAGAAAGACTTACCATTGGCTGACCGAGTCCTAGCTCAAAATAGTTCTTCTGGTGGGGATAGAATAGTTGCggaaaattgtttgtttgaagtTCGAGCACATCGTTTTCTTTCAAAGAGTTCTTGTTCTCCTCTAAGCAAAAGAGTTTCACAAGAATTCAACCACCAATAAACAAACAAGTCTTATATTTATGTGTCTTAAAATAGAACAAAAATTGACAGTTCATGCACAAATAGTCCAAAAAAAATTGTGGGCAGATTCAGGTTGTAAACTTACCCTTGGGTTATGGTTCACTAAAGTACATCTAGCTTTAAAAAGCGCGCCTTGGAGTGCCTAAGGTTGATGACGTTGATAGGAGTAGGCAAGGTGACTCCTTAAAGCGAGCGCGTCAAAGGATCTTATGTGCCTAAATGATGCCTCAAGGCGCATATAGGCCTAGAGGAAAGTGCCTTAGAGCGCCTTTGGTCTTAGCTTCAGAAGCCCATCTATGCGTGCGCTCACCATATACGTTCTCTCTTCATTTCTTAAATTTTGCTtttgttcttcctttttttgtttctttttttcttctagGTTTTTCCTATGTTTTCTTGGGTggctttaattatatttttattaggaTTTTAGATAGCCTCACACCAAAAGGCTAGCGCATTTCCCCAGTGCAGCCTAGGCCCTAAGGACCCTTAGGGCCTTAGGGCGCCTCACCCCTTTCAAAACAAAGAGGTGTATTTTCTTCAATTGAGAGATTAGGATAGAAGCAAGAACAATaagctttctaattcttcaTTGAATTCCGACACAAGAGCAAGCCAAAACTTTTACTTAGCAATTCGTTATTAGTTTTCCCATTAAAATCTCACCCATCCTTAGTTCGTTCTCATAGAGCcaaatatttacattatttgGTTTCATATTGAAATGGACTACAACTATAGTAATATGACTTATTAAATCTTGTGCACTTCTTGTATGTGAAATTACAGATGAGGTTTGCTATCAAACTACAATCGAAAAACACAAGGGTAAGGTTACATTTAATCTAACTCTCAAACGATGGAATGTTGTTGTAAACTTCAACCATCCAAGGGTGAGCTTTAACATTGGTATAACTCTTGAAGACAATCAACTACAAGTAAGAGTTGGAAGTCATTAACTTATGATTGTACATAGCTTAAATGTTGCAACATGGCTTCTAATAGAGGAATGCCCACTTAGGAAGAGCTATAACACCAAGATTTTGTACTCTCACGGCTCGTTTGGTAATCGGTATTAAATAGTGGGAATGAGAataatttgtagtgtaaattttcatgatatataACATGTCATTCCCACAGCAATAaaagtttgataaaaaaaaaagttcttttcttcacaattttccattaccacctgaTACCACGTGTTCAACTATAAATCAATTGTAAGGAGTACAACAAATTAACAATGACAATTAAACTTGTCAAAAGATattcctaccaaaattacactaactttcattaccatttccaccatttaataccgatTACCAAACAGACCGTCAAAAGACAAACACACGTACATATTCATCCCTCATAACATGATAAGTTACAGTAGAAATACTTCAGTCTgaacaatcaaacaaaacatgTCATACATCCTATGTTTTCAAcattatttacttaaatatcacaaattcttgtatggtACGGTCTcaccaataatagaaacttatACCTTATGGGCTTCCTATTTTGAgttcgtctcaccgtgagacggtctcatacaagacggacGGGTTCTTTAACCATatctcaaaaaagaaaaataaagctaGGATAGatcaaaaattcagaaatttaccagcagaaaaagaaagatggaAGACTCCTTGTTTATCTTTCTCTGGTGAACCAATTCCATCAGACTTTTGATGCTCACCAACCCAATCAATTTGAGTAAGATTAGGTGAACTGATTGGCTCATCTTGTGATCCTGAATTAACCCACCAAGGCATGGACCCCATCTTCTGCATCCCTATAAACCCTTCAAATGATCTTCCCACAGAACACACTATTCACCTGTTAGATTTTATATGTATTAGGAATAAAACCCAGAAagccaaaataataatatccaCTACATATAGCATATATGAGAAAAGACAATAGTATAATCAAAAGTTCTATCCATACTCTCATATAGATCAAGAATTTAATGGCTTCAAAAAAAAGCAAAagtttgcacataacactaccaCTTTAGCCCAAAGTCCTAACACTTTCATGTCATCCTACTTCCActcacaattaaattattaaaagaaaatactataaaaatgGGTTGGAAAATAGTGTGTTTCTTCGTATCCAATTGAACACAAATGCATCATTTGAAGAGAATCGGGTCTTATCACGATTAGAGGATGAACCCTTTCCCAAACTAAAAATGGGTGGGAAAATAGTTTGTTCATAtccaattaaataaaaaatcacccaaaaattataatagttaGTTTGATTTCTTTTgagcaaaaaaaacaaatcaaacccaaccatgaaattttaaaagatgaaaaaaagtgaaaaataatacaaataatacaGATGAAAGTACAgaaaattgataattaaaaatcaaaaagggGGTGTTTGCAAATCTAAAACAATCTATATGATAGACAACATGATCAGCAATAGTTAAACCAAACAAACAATACCTCTATAGAACATCATGAGTAATAGGAATAAAGCAAACAAAAAACCCACATAAGATTAAATCAAGTAGTACCCAGCAAGCATAAAATTTCAATAAAGATTCCATTTTTACacacaaagtaaaaaaaaaaaaagtagaaatacccactaattattgaatttcataaaaagaaaaaaaaaagaaattcaagAAAAGATTACCAACCCTAAAAAAAAGAGATTAGTTGAATACAGTTGAGGAAATAGAAAAAAAGTAATTAGAGATGAAATTTAAGCCATaataaggaagaaatttagtctCAAGAGAGGAGACATGAAAATGAAGAGAAAGGGAGGAGGAGATAGAGACTGTGTTTGGTGTTCGGCTAATAAGTCTATAGTAGACTTGTGGGGCCATTTTTGTAAGTGACCAATTAGATGACATTTTCATGCAATAAGTATTTGCTATTTAAATCCATAAAGATATCTCAAAATCAATACTACTTTATATAGAGTATGCAATACAAATGTTTGTAATTGTATTTGTAATTTTGTATTGTACCGGTCTTTATATCTTGCTCCATCGCAAAAGGGTAAAGTGGGCGATTTTTCAGAATCTTAAATTTTTTAGGgcctaaaaaatttttttttatatacaaaattgatattaacaaaaattaaatttagtacatattttgttatataatatgaattattagaatttatttataaaatagttataatattaacaatacaaaataaaacaagtatcataatatttattataacttaaatttttaggGCCCCTTTTCATGTTTCGATCAAGGGCCCATAAATAAACGAGACGACTCTGCTTGCTCCATTTAATCATCGTGCTCTATTCATCAGTAAAATGTGACTCTTATATTGTATTTAatgtataagttaaaacataatcatacagaatcttgtttgaattgtctcgatctaaaatattattaatttatagtaattttcataattttttcataattataaatagagatattaacaattgaaaacaattaaagTTTGCATAAggaatgtgaaaagtcaaatggtgTAAGATTTAAAGAACAGAGGTAGTGTCATTTAGGCTTGTGGAATTAGCAATAAGTCAACAGCATTTCATTGCAATTGAGGATCGAGTGTTGTTTTAGTTGAAAATcaagtattaatttttaaaaaatcatgtGTGATTTTTTAGCTAGTTATCCTATTCTACCCACCAACCATGTAACCAAAAAAAATGAGGATTAATACTTTCTGATAAATAGATCCCACTTATGACCAAGTTTGAAAGTCAGATAATATATACAACTTTATTCTAGTCAAACTAACTTTaatagtaaatttttttatcactaTAATGAGTTTTAGgaagaaaatttataaaatgaaGCATCTCAAGCCATATGGTGATTTATTTTGGCAAAAATAtcccataatttttttatgattaaactACGAGGGAATCctatatatttacaaaattgtTAGCTTATtcctaaattaattatttagtaacaatataataaaatttctactacaattcataatttttccctctataaatagacatttatattgcaatattttatcaaaaaaattgaaaacaagaTTAAAAGAAGTACAAAGTGATGAGTTTTTTTTATGTCCAATAagataataattattttcttaaccATGAGGTGGTCAATAAATCACTAAAAGTGAAATTAGGTAATTTTATCGCATATGTGGTTGTTCTTAGTGATAACAACGAGGTTGTTCTAAATTGATTTTAGTAGCAAACATTATTTGTAGCTTCACGTAAATTATAAAGTGCGCATAATTTATAAAGTCAATTTAAACATATTTTACTATAGTCTATTATAATTTAAACTAGCAGAGTGAGCACTGAGGAATATAAGTTACTAGAGTGGAGAGTAAGAACTAAGAAGTGTTGATTAGTAGATATGAGGGTGATGAGAGGAGCACGCTAAAATTAGTGTGCACTTGGCCAACATCTTTGTGATATACACTAATGATAATTAGTTCTTTCTAAAGTACTTgtgaaaattgatattattatcaACTCATAAAACCTTATCTAATATGGATAATAGTGAGTGATCTCATTTAAATAAGTAATTATATGATACTCCTATctaataagaatataaaatataatattaataataataattattattattattattattattataatagtaataatgacATCTAACATGATATTTTAAGGAGAAAATATTTCATAACAAAGTCacataaatatttttcaaagatgtatagattaaattttaagtGCTCTCTTCTAGTCTCTTTATTTGTCCTCAACTCTTTGTTAGAcaattttaaaagtttgtcaggtttaaaataattactattatcttactacaaattattattttatttcactTTGTCTAAGCAATCTAATATTTCGTTTACCTTTCtttaatttaatactccctctcaTTCTTTTGTTCtttctatttactttttgcacagttttcaatataaattttaaattccaatattttaaatacatataataaaaaattataaaaaatatacattaagacaaatctaacaagatttcacatgaatatattttatcttttaaatatgtgtcaaaaacattaattaaatttctcttaaAAAACAGAGAAAGTAGTAATTAGCCAACATAAATGAttcttcttttattttcaactACTAATTTATAAGTGAACAAACAAAAAAGTATAgagaataatttttaattatttttattttaaagtgaaaatAAAGATTTAAAAGTCTATGTAAAAATGATCCAAATACTATTGTACAAagcatttattatttaatttaaactcTCACTTACTAGATAATTAAACCacatatcttttttttttatctcatctcAACTTTTCATTTTATGTGGACACTTTTATCATccattatttttgtctttttctatttttgaagtgaatttttgtctttttctattatttactCCTCAacccaaaatataaatattgcaTTATGATGAGATACAAAAAAAGTAGTTTTAgtgttcttatttttttatcaataataaaatactaacaAAAATAGGagtttcattgttttttttagcACTAAGCCATTAACAGTACAAGTCTTTTAATGCTTTGAGTTTGAGGACCCAacctttataaaattataagtgtTTTGGATTTTCCTTTAATAATGGCCACTTCCCCGGCCCTCCATAGTGTTGGGGAGGATTGAGGAATGAGGTTAAGGAGTATGGGACCCACTTTTTTCAACCTAActcaaaaaaatatactccGTGTTTTCTATTGAATTtacatcattttttattttggttcgtcctatttaatttgtattatttctatttttagacaaTAGCTCACCACTTTCTTCTAATCTCACTCATATATGTTaactcttttttattttcatcaacacaatttattttttctcttcatttattatcacttttttAAAACTTTCCACTTCCTTTTTGATGCAATTCAAAGAGAACAAATGAGTATTGAGTTATGATAAGTGAGACAGCTTCTCCATGAGATGCTTATTATGcatgggctaaatagcccaactgatacaattattagcatatagacttcttattttaaggtcgtctcaccgagagatggtctctcataaGAGTAGCTCTTGAGTTATATAGCCTCTTTAGCGCTCTCATTTTGTACCTAGTGtaaaatggatgaaattaagtggaaatataaattaaattggagAATGAAACAAAAAGAGTAGAAGGATAAAAATAAGTGATTAAGATGTAGATAAATTTTAAGTATGTGGATGAGATGAAAACAAATAGAGTGGGACAATTGCTAATAAAAGAAAACTGTACAAAATCACTTGAACAAATTAAGtctactaattttatttacttttttcacacttatcaaaataatattttaacgattaatatttgtataattaaaacatatagaaaattaattttaataatatatgcTTTGatataaatcaacataaaattccacttaactatattttgacatatatattaagaataaaagaCAAATATTATTTAACTAGCTTAAAAGCTAATAAAAACCGTCAACACTTAGATTAACCAGACCAACTAAAAAAGTGAACGTTGAACTGTCAAAATGTATTTGCCAAACACACCCAACAAAGAAAAATAGCAACCAGAATGAATTAGTTTAGTAGGTATATAGAAATAAATATTCAacctcattttattttaatattgtagATTCGTTCTTAGTAGAAGTTGTTAATGAAACAAACATATCTTCTTTACTTAAGTTGGCTATTTAATTACCTCGTTTTGATGTTAATCAAGTAAATATTTGATtaagtttattatttattagttgGATTAATGAATTTCAGATTCGAAAAAACAATACACTCCATAATTAATGGAACTTAATATATCAAAATACTCCATCCAAactcaaaattcaaataaacaattaataatttttgtatgaCTTGACTTAAACTTAGGTGGAAAAGTATATAACGTCATTTTGGGTGTCCGTTAAATTTATCTCTATTTTAAAGCCGTATTAGATCTAAAGACTCCCTTAAAGAAGGCTGTATCAAATAACAATGTAATAGAGGAAATACTTTACGATTAAATCTCCTTTGTAATGATTGTAactttttctatataaaattttatttgattaaaattattgtGTATTTGATCGATTGTTACCATGTTCTAAATGTCATATAACACTTTTATCGATGGATTATTAGATTCCTTTAAAACAATTTCATGTGGAAAGTTTTATTTTCATTGTGAAGTTGTGTggcttattaattttttttatatcaatttttggaacacacaaaacaatgtttaatCAAGAATTTCTTTAATCAATTGTCGTATCAATagctttcttttttttatagaaCGTATCAATATTTTAAAGAACACACAAAACTAGTCTGTTTGCAAATTTCGCCaaattaattagagaattaTCATTATTTGTCTATAAATAACAAATTATattgtatataaaatattaaatataaaataattaataattatgataatCGATTGTAATTGGGACTGATTTTCAACTAAAGTTAGAGTTGAAGGATCACTATCCCAGTGCCCACCGACCAATTTTTAACTGATATGcagattatatatttttaataggtGAATTTGGGGAAAACTTCTTAATTTTAGGTATTTAATATTTTCGACTGTTTTCCTACTTGCTGTTAATCGCAAATTATCAATCGCATGTTAATAGAAAAAGAGTTGATATTCTTAATAAATTCCTACTAGCAGTCACAGTCGAAATTCTAACTACAGATTTTTCGTCGTTTATCgtaattatgtgtttttttagTGAATCTTAATATCCATTTTAGGAAGATTCTTTAATATTCAACATAGGTAATTTTGACACGTTACTAATGCGTTGCATTTATGTTGTGTATTTGAGGCCGTGTATTCCCAAATCTCCATTATTGATGAAAAATGTGGTTATAGTgtcttttatttcattaattgcATAACTTTTGATATGATGGCTTGCTCATCATTTCTTTTGTTGATAATACCTCAAAATTTATGTCACGGCAACCCGAGAAATGAGAGATCCCAATTTTAGTACTATGAGAGACATTGTGTGTGGGCGTGTGGGGTGACTTGATTTGGCTATAGAGGGGTTTCTTGAGGGTGTGTAAAGTTATCGATCGTATATGGCCTCTAATTTCTCCCCTATATgaaaaagataattaaaaaagaaaatatgttaagtttattaataaaatctaTATATTTagcgcaaaataaaaattttatacagAGTCCCTAAATTTTTTAAGACGACTCTGTTTGACCAATGAAAAATAAGACAATAAAAGGCAGACAATGGGCTTAATACTTCAAAGGATGCAAGTCTTCgttagggatggcaacgggtcggatctgaaccgggtccaggtggactcggatccagatccgttttcaGGAACAGGATCCAGATTCGGACCCGGATTCGCGggtccagttttgcaagacccagatcctgatccgcggatactgcggatccagtaccgaatccgggtccaaaacggaTCTGACTTGttgttttttttgtatttttgaatgtgttgagattgcaataaagtgatatttatagactaatgttaataatatatataatttcacaatcaatCACCCACAAGATCAATTGACATCAAAATTCCACAACTTTATCCAACATTATAAATTGATTTCCagggaaaaaaaaacttaatacaaTGCACAACACAAGCACCAGTTCAAAGAAACATTCCAATTAATACTTAATAGTTTGTAtgctaaaatttatttttcaactcaTTGGTATCGTTCAAAGAAATTGGTATTTAGAGAACAAATGCTTCAAAGACAGAAAAAATATACCAGGCGAAAGTAAGAACAGTTGACATAGCCACCTCAAGAAGACATGAGCAAGGGTTTGATTGGAGATGATTGATTGAAGAAGGAGAATTTTGGCGTTtatgttgttgttcttcatcatcatcttaattTACTAGTCATCAattaccattgaactcaacataaatcaaaaattaccattgaactcaacaattcaacataaatcaaccactcaacataaatcaaaaattaccattgaactcaacataaatcaatcactaaactcaaataaataaaaaaaactactcaacaattcaacataaatcaaaagtattttaggaaaaaacaaaaaaaaaaaaaattgggtttattACCCTCAAATTCGCCTGTGAGGAGAGGGGAGGAGTACGCGGTGGCCGGTGGCTGTCGGCAAGCAGTGAGGGCGCCTGTGGGCTGTCGGCAGGGGCCGAGGGTGTGCGTGAGAGGCTGAGAACAGTGAGGGAAGCTGGGAAGGGAAGGGAACTGAGACTGAGCCACAGAGgttttttgtaatatatattttaatatatatttaatatatatatatatatatatatatatatacatatatatatatatatatacatatatatatatatatatatatatatatatatatacatatatatatatatatatatacatatatatatatatatacatatatatatatatatacatatatatatatatatatacatatatatatatatatatacatatacatatatatatatatatatacatatatatatatatatatacatatatatatatatatatacatatatatatatatatatacatatatatatatatatatatacatatatatatatatatccatatatatatatatatatatatatatatatatgggtccTCCAGATCCGTGGGTCCGGGTCTGGATATTTTTCTCAGAttcggatccggatccgtgaAATTTAAACGAATCCGGATCCGACGAGTTCAATTTTTTAGGatccagatccgtgaaaacgaatacggatccacggatccgggtcggatccaATACCCATTGTTATCCCTAGTCTTCGTCATGAATCAAGGGATGCTAGTGAAGatttctttaaatttaaattcatttacTTTTGAAGTTTCTTTAactttctctttaatttaaCTGTTCCGGCTATGAAGAGAACAATCAACACTCTCGGTAAAGTTGAAGAGATTGCATTTTAAGGTTCACAATGGATATGAACTACTGGGGAGGTCTGAGTTGTTTTTCCGGCTATTTCACTCCGTATTCTTGCACAATGTAGCAAATGAGGGCCGGAGAGAGGTCCTCCGGGGGTCCTCCTGCGATGATTAAGTTAGTAAGGATTATGAAATAATTGCTGCTAAAGCTTGTACGAAATGTTAGCTATATTTTTATGAGAGAGTAATGCTTGGATTTCAGTGTCAAAAGTTATGTTACCTTTGGTGATGCAAGGTATCG
Coding sequences:
- the LOC130817984 gene encoding nuclear transcription factor Y subunit A-10-like, whose product is MQKMGSMPWWVNSGSQDEPISSPNLTQIDWVGEHQKSDGIGSPEKDKQGVFHLSFSAEENKNSLKENDVLELQTNNFPQLFYPHQKNYFELGLGQPMVYANYSHVDQCHGFFAVHGAQPTGRVMLPFSLTTEDGPIYVNPKQYHGILRRRKMRAKEGMKNRSTKDKPYIHESRHRHACRRARGAGGRFLNTKNFENNKVKPETKKTSADQLTFLSSQSSSSEVLQSEGRHLNCSKEVSDCKSSNFSSSEVTSMYYSKEFDCFGLNPSRPFAFHALPNLEESRQGGNGNWVATADSCCNLFKA